From the bacterium genome, the window GCGCTTACCGCAAGGACCGGCGCGGATCAGATGAGACGATGGTCTCGCTGAAGGTCCTATGATCGAACTGCTCAAGACGGGTGTCAGTCTGTTGCCGGTGCTGATCTTCCTGGCGCTGCTGATCCTGCTGGACAGTTACAAACTGGTCGCCAAGCAACTGGTGGCGGCGACGATCGTAGCCGGCGCGGCGGCGGCGGCGCTGTGCGCCCCGGTCAACGCCCTCCTGGTGCAGACTCTCCCCGGCGGCGCTGCGGTCTACTCACGCTACCTGGCGCCAATCGTCGAGGAGAGCGTCAAGACAATCCCCCTCGTCGTGCTGTTCCGCGGCAACCGTGTCGGCTTCATGGTTGACGCCGCCATCTATGGGTTCGCGGTCGGCGCGGGGTTCTCGCTGGTGGAGAATGTCTTCTATCTGTTCAGCCTCAAGAGCGCCAATGTGGTGGTGTGGATCATCCGCGGTTTCGGCACCGCCGCCATGCACGCCGCCACCATGGCGATGCTGGCGGTCATCACCAAGACCCTGATTGATCGCCGCGGCCGTCTTGTCGGGTGGGCGTTCCTCCCCGGCCTGCTGTTGGCGATCGCCACGCACTCGCTGTTTAATCACTTCATCCTCTCCCCCACCCTGTCCACCGTGCTGCTCATGGTCCTTTTGCCGCTTTTGGTCGTGCTTGTCTTTCAGCGCAGCGAGAAGGCCACCGAGGAGTGGTTGGGCGTGGGCTTTGACGCCGATCAGGATCTGATGGGTCAGTTGTCCACCGGCGAGTTTTCGCAGACGCGCATCGGACAGTACCTGCACACCCTGCAGGCGCATTTTCCACCCGCGGTGGTCGTGGATATGTTCTGCCTGTTGCGCATCCGCACCGAGCTGGCCCTGCGCGCCAAGGGCGTGGTGATGATGCGTCAGGCGGGCATCGATGTGCCCCCCGATCCCGAACTGCGGGAGAAATTCGAAGAGATGGCCTTCCTCGAACGCAGCATCGGCAAGACCGGGATGCTGGCCATGCGTCCCTTCCTGCACACCTCCACCCGCGACCTCTGGCAGTTAACCACGATCAAGTAGAACCAGGCGGGTTTTCCACATTCTCCCGGCGCGCCACCTTTTCGCTGGTAAAGCGGAGGAAACTCGTGTATTCTCCCGGCTCGGAAAGAATGAAGTCGGCGGTCCTGCCGGTTTATCGCGACGATGCGCACACGCCCTGAGTCGATCCTCGTCCTTGCGGATGGCCGCCACTTTCGCGGCCATGGATTCGGCGCCCGACGGACGGTGATCGGCGAAGTGGTGTTCAACACCGCCATCACCGGCTACCAGGAAATCCTCACCGATCCCTCGTACTGCGGCCAGTTGGTCTGCATGACCCAACCGCACATCGGCGTCTATGGGATCAACGACGACGACATCGAAAGCCACGACCGCCGCATCTGGGCCTCGGGGCTGATCGTGCGCGAACTCTCGG encodes:
- a CDS encoding PrsW family glutamic-type intramembrane protease, whose amino-acid sequence is MIELLKTGVSLLPVLIFLALLILLDSYKLVAKQLVAATIVAGAAAAALCAPVNALLVQTLPGGAAVYSRYLAPIVEESVKTIPLVVLFRGNRVGFMVDAAIYGFAVGAGFSLVENVFYLFSLKSANVVVWIIRGFGTAAMHAATMAMLAVITKTLIDRRGRLVGWAFLPGLLLAIATHSLFNHFILSPTLSTVLLMVLLPLLVVLVFQRSEKATEEWLGVGFDADQDLMGQLSTGEFSQTRIGQYLHTLQAHFPPAVVVDMFCLLRIRTELALRAKGVVMMRQAGIDVPPDPELREKFEEMAFLERSIGKTGMLAMRPFLHTSTRDLWQLTTIK